A portion of the Natronococcus sp. AD-5 genome contains these proteins:
- a CDS encoding transcription initiation factor IIB codes for MTRSTRQRERMRETDETEDQEGVRACPECESDNLVKDSDRGELICEDCGLVVEEEKIDPGPEWRAFNHQERQEKSRVGAPTTQTMHDKGLTTTIDWKDKDAYGRSISSKKRSQMHRLRKWQERIRTKDAGERNLQFALSEIDRMASALGVPRSVREVASVIYRRALKEDLIRGRSIEGVATSALYAACRKEGIPRSLEEISEVSRVERKEIGRTYRYISQELGLEMRPVDPKKYVPRFCSELELSEEVQTKANEIIEKTAEEGLLSGKSPTGYAAAAIYAASLLCNEKKTQREVADVAQVTEVTIRNRYQEQIEAMGIHG; via the coding sequence ATGACACGGTCCACCCGCCAGCGGGAGCGAATGCGTGAGACGGACGAGACCGAGGATCAGGAGGGGGTACGTGCCTGCCCCGAGTGTGAATCGGACAATCTCGTAAAAGACTCCGACAGGGGAGAGCTCATCTGCGAAGATTGTGGGCTCGTCGTGGAGGAGGAGAAGATCGATCCTGGTCCAGAGTGGCGGGCGTTCAATCACCAGGAACGTCAGGAGAAGTCCCGCGTCGGCGCGCCGACGACCCAGACGATGCACGACAAGGGGCTGACGACCACGATCGACTGGAAGGACAAAGACGCCTACGGTCGTTCGATTTCCTCGAAAAAGCGCAGTCAGATGCACCGACTGCGCAAGTGGCAGGAACGCATCCGAACGAAGGACGCCGGCGAGCGGAACCTGCAGTTCGCGCTCTCCGAAATCGACCGGATGGCCTCGGCGCTGGGCGTCCCGCGATCGGTTCGCGAGGTGGCGTCGGTCATCTACCGACGCGCGCTCAAAGAGGACCTCATCCGCGGGCGGTCCATCGAGGGCGTCGCCACGTCCGCGCTGTACGCCGCCTGCCGGAAGGAAGGAATTCCGCGCAGCCTAGAAGAAATCTCGGAAGTCTCACGCGTCGAACGAAAGGAGATCGGTCGCACGTATCGGTACATCTCGCAGGAACTCGGCCTCGAGATGCGCCCCGTCGACCCGAAAAAGTACGTCCCGCGCTTCTGTTCTGAACTCGAACTGTCCGAGGAGGTCCAGACCAAGGCCAACGAAATCATCGAGAAGACGGCCGAGGAAGGGCTCCTCTCGGGCAAGTCACCGACCGGCTACGCCGCGGCCGCGATCTACGCCGCGTCCCTGCTCTGCAACGAAAAGAAGACCCAGCGCGAGGTCGCAGACGTCGCGCAGGTGACCGAAGTCACGATCCGGAACCGGTACCAGGAACAGATCGAAGCGATGGGGATCCACGGCTAA